A part of Geothrix oryzae genomic DNA contains:
- a CDS encoding type II secretion system F family protein, which yields MRFTVRLTHSNGEVLTRDFEADNAEALRARVLAEGGFPLDITRTDTAFRSRAQLKTESLVLFNQELLALLKAGIPLLQSLELLVGHGKDPLLRRSLTQVVELVREGMSFSDALEQAGTFPAVYRSNVVAGERSGTMPEVLARWLAFQKFAQTSRRRIIEALFYPAFLVMVLVLAMGVIFNVVLPRFAEFYAGGDIEMPLFTRVLLNMGKVISSTLWLQGLAVIGLVVLIRWMVASEAGRKLAERLLLMLPKIGTLYRMYSSSVFSRTLGVLLAGGMPAVQALEVVQRTSPSERMKTGLRLVTDKVRAGSSLHQALEQAKLLDPLAVEMVRVGEQSSALPEMLDHVADFFDQEVEKATTVVTSLIGPVLILFMGVVVLALLLAIYVPLFNASSVVR from the coding sequence ATGCGATTCACGGTCCGGCTCACCCATTCCAACGGCGAGGTCCTGACCCGGGACTTCGAGGCCGATAACGCCGAAGCCCTGCGGGCCCGCGTGCTGGCCGAAGGGGGCTTCCCCCTGGACATCACCCGCACGGACACGGCCTTCCGGAGCCGCGCCCAGCTGAAGACCGAATCGCTGGTGCTGTTCAACCAGGAACTGCTGGCCCTGCTGAAGGCGGGCATCCCCCTGCTCCAGTCCCTGGAATTGCTGGTGGGCCACGGCAAGGATCCCCTGCTGCGCCGCAGCCTGACCCAGGTGGTGGAGCTGGTCCGCGAGGGCATGTCATTCTCCGACGCCCTGGAGCAGGCCGGCACCTTCCCGGCGGTCTACCGCAGCAATGTGGTGGCCGGCGAGCGCAGCGGCACCATGCCCGAAGTCCTGGCCCGCTGGCTGGCCTTCCAGAAGTTCGCGCAGACCAGTCGCCGCCGCATCATCGAGGCCCTGTTCTACCCGGCCTTCCTGGTGATGGTGCTGGTCCTCGCCATGGGCGTGATCTTCAATGTGGTGCTGCCCCGCTTCGCCGAGTTCTATGCGGGCGGCGACATCGAGATGCCCCTGTTCACCCGTGTGCTGCTCAACATGGGCAAGGTCATCAGCTCCACCCTGTGGCTCCAGGGCCTGGCCGTGATCGGGCTCGTCGTGCTCATCCGCTGGATGGTGGCCTCCGAGGCCGGCCGCAAGCTGGCGGAGCGGCTGCTGTTGATGCTGCCCAAGATCGGCACCCTGTACCGCATGTACAGCTCCAGCGTCTTTTCCCGCACGCTGGGCGTGCTGCTCGCCGGCGGCATGCCCGCCGTGCAGGCCCTGGAGGTGGTGCAGCGCACCAGCCCCAGCGAGCGCATGAAGACCGGCCTGCGCCTGGTCACCGACAAGGTGCGCGCGGGCAGCAGCCTGCATCAGGCTCTGGAGCAGGCGAAGCTGCTGGATCCCCTGGCCGTCGAGATGGTGCGGGTGGGCGAGCAGAGCAGCGCCCTGCCCGAGATGCTCGACCATGTGGCCGACTTCTTCGATCAGGAGGTCGAGAAGGCCACCACCGTGGTCACCAGCCTCATCGGCCCCGTGCTCATCCTCTTCATGGGCGTCGTCGTCCTCGCCCTGCTGCTCGCCATCTATGTGCCGCTCTTCAACGCCAGCAGCGTGGTGCGGTAG
- a CDS encoding murein hydrolase activator EnvC family protein: protein MRRSLGLLLPALLVAQSAQDPAELRQKLAAIQGRLGQVDRQLEVLKKRRKGVLVEIQGISLQRDRAKAQVEGARLRRDQAQSEVQTISREQTRIQGEVLKLQGDLRKQVRWMQALGPMGDLGFYSTFRDLEAWLVEGRMLAWVRLQERKRLDHIHRLQGDLSAKEKALKEVLTRLASEEREAAQLQAALRLQEEKLNGFLDGLQKDEVAQKQAQAELAEEAVQLERLLAGLLAKPKGEAFEAVVAFANLRGELPQPVEGTLALGFGEHLHPRFRTKTLQSGLLIAASGGAPVNAVADGKVAFADYYQSYGPMVILDHGGGWFSLYTHLLGLQVAKGQVLKAGEAVGAVGDTVDGPRLGFEIRHQAQPQDPQKWLKRRYR from the coding sequence GTGCGCCGCAGCCTCGGGCTCCTTCTCCCGGCGCTCCTCGTGGCGCAGAGCGCCCAGGACCCGGCGGAGCTGCGCCAGAAGCTGGCGGCGATCCAGGGCCGGCTGGGACAGGTGGACCGGCAGCTGGAGGTCCTGAAAAAGCGGCGCAAGGGCGTGCTGGTGGAGATCCAGGGCATCTCGCTGCAGCGGGACCGGGCCAAGGCGCAGGTGGAGGGCGCCCGGCTGCGGCGGGACCAGGCCCAGAGCGAAGTCCAGACCATCAGCCGGGAACAGACGCGCATCCAGGGCGAGGTGCTGAAGCTCCAGGGCGATCTGCGGAAGCAGGTGCGGTGGATGCAGGCCCTTGGACCCATGGGGGACCTGGGGTTCTATTCGACCTTCCGGGACCTGGAGGCGTGGCTGGTGGAGGGCCGCATGCTGGCCTGGGTGCGCCTGCAGGAGCGCAAGCGCCTGGACCACATCCATCGCCTGCAGGGTGACCTCAGCGCCAAGGAAAAGGCCCTGAAGGAGGTCCTGACGCGCCTGGCCAGCGAGGAGCGCGAAGCCGCCCAGCTCCAGGCCGCCCTGCGGCTCCAGGAGGAGAAGCTCAACGGATTTCTCGACGGCCTGCAGAAGGACGAGGTCGCCCAGAAGCAGGCCCAGGCAGAGCTGGCAGAGGAGGCCGTGCAGCTGGAGCGCCTGCTGGCCGGCCTACTGGCCAAGCCCAAGGGCGAGGCCTTCGAGGCGGTCGTGGCCTTCGCCAACCTCCGCGGGGAGTTGCCCCAGCCCGTGGAAGGAACTCTGGCGCTGGGATTCGGCGAGCACCTGCATCCCCGCTTCCGCACCAAGACCCTGCAGAGCGGCCTGCTCATCGCGGCCAGCGGCGGCGCGCCGGTGAACGCGGTGGCCGATGGGAAGGTGGCCTTCGCCGACTACTACCAGAGCTACGGCCCCATGGTGATCCTCGACCATGGCGGCGGCTGGTTCAGCCTCTACACCCACCTCCTGGGCCTCCAGGTCGCCAAGGGCCAGGTGCTGAAGGCCGGCGAGGCCGTGGGCGCCGTGGGCGACACCGTGGATGGCCCCCGCCTCGGCTTCGAGATCCGCCACCAGGCCCAGCCCCAGGACCCTCAGAAGTGGCTGAAAAGGCGGTACCGGTAG
- a CDS encoding RNA polymerase sigma factor, whose protein sequence is MEPSAFKTCFETSRAPLLAYLVRASGNPDLAEEVLQEAYVRLLNASPRDLRPEALRGWLLTTATRLLRDHWRRHRRLQWWPWGSDEGDEPGPAEPVSPEPPADLRAQERQLVAHGFSRLSPRQRSLLWLAYVEGLDHAELARALGLGQGSVKVLLHRARQRMQGALLELENPFFGGGS, encoded by the coding sequence ATGGAACCCTCCGCCTTCAAGACCTGCTTCGAAACCTCCCGTGCGCCCCTCCTGGCGTACCTGGTGAGGGCCTCGGGGAATCCGGACCTGGCCGAAGAGGTGCTCCAGGAGGCCTATGTGCGCCTGCTGAACGCCTCCCCCCGGGACCTCCGCCCCGAGGCCCTGCGCGGCTGGCTCCTCACAACCGCCACGCGCCTATTGCGGGATCACTGGAGGCGGCACCGCCGCCTCCAGTGGTGGCCCTGGGGCTCCGACGAGGGAGACGAACCGGGGCCCGCGGAACCCGTTTCCCCGGAGCCCCCCGCAGACCTTCGGGCCCAGGAAAGGCAACTGGTGGCCCACGGCTTCTCCCGCCTGAGTCCCCGCCAGCGCAGCCTCCTCTGGCTGGCCTATGTGGAAGGCCTGGATCACGCTGAACTCGCCCGGGCCCTGGGTCTGGGCCAGGGCAGCGTGAAGGTGCTGCTGCACCGGGCCCGCCAGCGCATGCAGGGGGCCCTCCTGGAGCTCGAGAATCCTTTCTTTGGAGGTGGATCATGA
- a CDS encoding arginine repressor, whose protein sequence is MDLDQLILRLLEAHPIADQTDLLLRLSAEGHELTQSTLSRRLKRLGILKVQGRYRRVEGSAQILPEVTLTEVPPNLLVLRTAPGFAQALGLTVDAEPVPGQMGTLAGDDTVFVAVLPERLAEVKAHLAQVLAAR, encoded by the coding sequence ATGGACTTGGACCAGCTCATCCTGCGGCTCCTGGAGGCCCACCCCATCGCGGACCAGACGGATCTGCTGCTGCGGCTGTCGGCCGAAGGCCACGAACTCACGCAGTCCACCCTGTCCCGTCGCCTGAAGCGCCTGGGGATTCTCAAGGTCCAGGGCCGCTACCGCCGCGTGGAGGGCTCGGCCCAGATCCTGCCGGAGGTCACCCTCACCGAGGTGCCGCCCAACCTGCTGGTGCTGCGCACGGCCCCGGGCTTCGCCCAGGCCCTGGGGCTCACCGTTGATGCGGAACCTGTTCCGGGGCAGATGGGCACCCTCGCCGGCGACGACACGGTGTTCGTGGCGGTCCTGCCGGAGCGCCTGGCCGAAGTGAAGGCGCATCTGGCGCAGGTGCTGGCGGCACGCTAG